The nucleotide window CGCCGCAAGAGAGGATGAAAAATGACCCCCACGTCATCTCATCCAGCATCATCCCCATCAATGTCTCTGGTAAACCACACCTTACGCTCTAACTACTTATGCAGTGTGTTTTCATGTATTTATATAAagttacattatttatttagtatAGATGTAGTATTTTTCTCTCAAAATGCCTTTTAGACAAGGTGCAAGGAATGGAAGAGTTTCACTAATGAAATGACTGTTAGTGGCACAACTAACAGGAGTTTGATTTGAGGCTCAGTGGCGGTATGTTGTTCTCCACAGGAGTGGGCTTTGACCGTGAAGCCAGTGCCCGCTGCTCGCTTGTCCACTCTCAGTCCGTTCTCCAGCGTCGGCGGAAACTACGACGGCGGAAAACCATCACGGGCATTCCAAGACGAGTGCAACAGGACATGGGTATGGCCGCCCACTGCCCCAGCTTGTCTGTCTGCTTCCACTCTATGTAGAAGGACAGCAGGGGCAGCTGTAGGATGtggttttggaaaaaaaaaatgtcatgtcatgtcatgttgtacCACAGACTAAAACATTACGAGACTCTCTCTCCTAGATAGAGATTAAGCTGTTGTCCAGGATTATATGTGTCTTTAAATGCAGAATCTCCGTTCAAAATGCGATTCTGTCCAAGACTCTAGTTAATCCCTGTCTGGGAAACTGGCCCTGTGTCTGTCATGTAAAAATGTATGACTCAATAAGGTCTTCGTAAAAGGACCAGGCAAGCCTTGGTttacggcacacacacatactcaaatacacacacatacacacacacacagacataatatTTACAGTAGATGCAATTACACATTATACCTATAAATTCCTCCAGCTCAATTGAAAAGGTCCCATACTGATATTATAGTGAAATTTTCATATGCTGTGTTCCAGATTCTGATGAATCTCCTGTTGCCAGAGAAAGAACTGTGATCATCCACGCCAACCCACAACTGTCCCTGTGCCACGACGAGCTTTCCATCTGCAGCCGCCTCAACACCAAGGACTCTGGCTGCCAGACGGACGACTGCCTGATCGCCGCACCCTCTCGGCGCCGCATCCGTGCCCAGCGCGGTCAGGGCATTCCGGCCTCGTTGTCCCACTCCACCGGGAACATCTCCTCCCTGCCCGACCGCTCCGACGGTATGTACACCTCCGCCTCTGGAGGGCGCCTGCGTTCCCGAAGCTTGCCGCGAGAGGGTGGCCGCATCCGCGACGAGATGCAGGACGACAGCGACGAGGACGACGAGGAAGacgatgatgaggatgaggacgAGGAGCTCTCCCCGTACGAGGCCGAGGACTTTCTCCCCGTGCCAGGCCAGCACATACTGAAGGACGAGGAAGAGAGCACAGATGACCAGGCCATGCCGGAGCTGCAGCTGGGCAGCTTGAAGCGTGGGGTGACAAGGGCCGGCAGCCCTGACCACGGCTGGATCGAGCGCGGCCGATCACGACTCCCGCGCAAGGCGGACATGGGCAGCTGTGAGATCTCGTCCAGCTCAGATACGTTCAGCAGCCCGATCCACTCGGTGTCTACCACTGGGGTGCTCGGGGGCCAGATCGACCACAAAGAGGACCACCAGTCCTCCAGCGGCAACTGGAGCGGCAGCAGCTCCACCTGTCCCTCGCAGACGTCTGAGACCCTCCCCCCGGCCTCCTCGCCCCCGCTGACCGGCTCGTCGCACTGCGATTCGGAGCTTTCGCTCAACACGGCCCCCCACATCATCGACGACACCACCGGCTTCATCATCGACCCCTACCAGAGCGACCGTGCCCAGACCCAAGGACACCGGTCCGGCTCCTTCACCGACCAGATGGACGACGCCGGCGTGAGCACGGCCAGCGAGGGCGAGTGGAACTACGCGCAGGACCAGGCGGAGCAGGACCAGCCCTGTCCGCAGGATTTCAGCCCCAAACGCTCCCGGGAGGACCAGGGAGGCCTGCAGTGTCCAGGCTACAAGGCCACCTACGAGGGCTTCAGCGGGAAATCCTCGGGGGAAATGGGGGGCGCCAACTTGCACTATACGGAGACAGAGGGCCTCTACGCCTCCATGCACTTTGACTGTGGTCTTAAGGAGAGCAGGAGCTACGTCTATAACTATGCAGCTGAATGTGGCCCTGGCACAACCATGGGGCTCAGCGAAGGTGGCTACGCTCAGTCTGACTACAGGGGCACTAGGGCAGGCGGACGGCAGAGTCTCTCCCTACGAAAGCCAAAGGCGAGGCCGCCCCCGCCAAAACGGAGTTCATCGTTGAAGGAATCGAGCAGTATGGAAATATTGGACCAGAGTGAACCAAAGACACTGATCAGTGACCAGCCCCTGCCGTTGTCTTCCAGGGAAATGAAGCTGGACTTGGATCTGGCCAGTTCTGTGGGTCCAGCGGAGATGCTGGGCCTCGAGCCCGAGACCCTGGGTGCCTGGGGTGTTGAAAGTTCAAGAGAGGTGGACGATGCGTCTCCATTCTGTTCCAGCGACACACACTCCTTCAAAGATGAAGGGGCCGTGCAGTCCGACTATGCAGACCTCTGGCTCCTCAATGACCTGAGGACCAATGACCCCTATCGGTCATTGTCCAACTCCAGCACAGCCACAGGCACTACTGTTATAGAATGTGTCAAGTCACCAGAGATCTCCGAGGCCCAGACTGTGCGTCCGAGTTCCAAGCCCAGTTCACCATCTCATCCCCCCGCAGAAAATGACTTCAAGCTCTCGTCCCCCGAGAAGTTAGCCGGCTTGGCTTCTCCTTCCAGCGGCTACTCCAGCCAGTCCGAAACACCCACCTCGTCCTTCCCCTCAGCCTTCTTCCCCAACCCGCTGTCCCCAACCAGTGGGAAGAGGAAGCCCAAAGTCCCCGAGAGGAAAtcctcactctcctccctgcagcagcagcacctcgCCAGCTGCTCGTCCAGACGGGACGGCGAGCCGCCCATGgctgtccctccctctcacctCGACCTAAGTGCTCTTCACAGTGGTCCCCCCAAGCCCCCGCCGTACCGGATCCACACTCTCCACCACAACAAGCAGAGGGCAGCGGCCGCAGCCGCGGCTGCAGCAGAGGCCAGggctgtggctgctgctgctgctgctagcgCTGCTAGTGCTGCTAGCGTTGCTAGCGCTGCGGCCAGCATTAACTCCGCCGCTAACACAAACCCAGATGCAGTCTGCTCAGCCCACATGGCTATCACACCCACCGTTCTGAGGTCAGTCCAGTTGCGCTCTGTTGGCACGAGGGAACAGGAGCAATCCAGCACAGAGACCACCGCTAGGCCGAGGTTCCCTGCTCAGTACTCTGACAATAGACAGGCACCATCCTCTCGGCCCCCTGCCTACAAGTCCCATGATGCACCATCTCAGGAGTTAAGTGACACTGGGGTCTCGTTAGGAGAGAGTACCCGCGCCACAGAGCCCACGCCACGACACAAAATGAGGCACCAGAGGCTTGTCCCCGGCACGTACTGGGCCATGACAGCTTTTAGGACGCCTGTGGAGGTGACCGGGGACGATGACGACCTTATACCTCAGTCAGGAGCAGAGCCCGACTCCAGAAGCGGGATATGCAGCGCGGGAGACCTGACCGCTAGCGGAGGTCTCCAGACGGAACCCTGTACTCACAGACCCAAGCTCCAGTGGACAGACGCTGGGTCCGCCTCGTTATGTCTGACCAGCACTATGTCCCACCCTGCTCAGAGTGAAACAACAGCAAGCTGTGACTTTGTACTGTTCAGCAGTCCTGATAAAGTGCCTGCCAGAACATCGGAAGCATCGCACACTTACAAAATCAGCGATGCCCGGAGCAGAGAGGATGACTGCGAATCTCTAGGTGTTCACACCAGAAGTGCCTCCCAGGACAATCGAGATGAGGGGTCAACTCCAGACACAGAGGATTACTTCAGTAAAGGTGAGTCATGTCGTGTGTGAACACCTTTTCCAGAGATTAATCTTATGTTGCATTTAATGCATGCAGTTCACGAAATTCTGCATTTGAAAGCAATGCGATGAGACTTTTGGTACTGGACCTGTAGTGTATAACGTTATATAATGACttgattaaaaaatattttaatgtgcCACTTGCTCCTGTAGACTCTACACCCAGTGACAATTCCACCTCTCCATTGACTGATGACACCAAACCCGATGAAGACGGTGTTTTCCCTTCACCAAACAGACTGCGCACAACAGAGGACCTATTCGCCATGATCCACAGGTTAGAACTTTAGAATGGGTTCCACTTCGGGACACTTCAAATCAAATCTTTACAGTCCTTGTAGTTCTCACCCTACACCCTACAACAGTTTGTCaaccaagaaatatatttatgtttatagtCCTTAACTTGCCTAAAGCAACTGACAATGACATCCTTAGATATTAATAGATATTAATGTACTCATCAATATGTCACTCAACCCGGTTGCTCCCTAATTCTTTAAGGTCTAAGAGGAAAGTTCTGGGCCGCAAGGACTCGGGGGAACTGTGCGTGAAAAGTCGAGTCGGGCCCCCTGCGGTCAGCATCCCCATTCCAATCCCTGTCAGTGTCCCCGTGACGACGCCCAGCACGCCCACTGCCCCGCCAACCCCAGCTGGCTCCCAGCGTGTCCCAGGCCCCATCTACCGCAACGCCAAGAAGTCCAGCACCTCCAACGAGGAGTtcaagctgctgctgctgaagaaGGGCAGTCGCACGGACTCCAGTTACCGCATGTCCGCCACCGAGATCCTCAAGAGCCCCATCGCGCCCAAGACCCCCGGAGAGCTGCTACTGGAGGGGGTCAAGCCACCCGAGGAGCCCCCATCCCCCCTGCAGGAGTCGTCGCCAGCGGGGGGGCCAGACCCGCTGTCCAATCCCCAGTACCCCCGTGCCAACACTGAGGGCTTCTCGCCCAAGACCCTCACCGCGACCGGCTCGTCCAGGCAGGGCCGCTCCCGCATCCCCCCCGCGGCCAACAGCAGCCGCTACAGCACGCGCAGCCGCCTCTACACCGCCCCCATGCAGGCCATCTCGGAGGGGGAGACGGAGAACTCCGACGGGAGCCCTCACGATGACCGCTCCTCCTAGAGCTGgtttgtttttaaagaaaatgcgTTCTCTTTGGCAGAAAACGATATCATTCAGCAGATTAGACAGAAGAGAAGGAAATAACAGGAGGACTCAGACAATAgactgtgtcacacacacacacacacacacacactacagacatTTTTGTACTAATCCCATGTGTCATTTGCCCAGGAGGACACTTAAAGAGGAGGGGATATCCTATGTTCAACTGAaacatttttattatataaaacGTAAACTATGATCAAAACATGGCTAGAGAAGAATAATGAGTGTTAAACAACTTACATTTATATATGAATTAGGGAAACTTCCATTGCAGTTTTTCATCTGTTATGACATAACACATCTTTTCCTTGTGTTGAGGGAACAGCATTGGTCTTTCAATAAGTTTAGCTGTTTTATCAACCTCTTCATATCAACTACAACTATCAACATTTACAGATTAGATATCTTTATAAGTATGTCCATCAACATACCAGAAGTAGGCAATATACTTCtactatgtttgttttttttaaaactgaagGACTTGTGCATCTTATATATCACGCAAACATATGTCccaaatatactgtatgcatatgtTCTGGTGCCACAAAAGGGAAGTATTTTTCTGCagtcatagacacacatatcGCTAAAAGGCAGGCATACATGGGACAATCTTACTGTTGCCTTTAACACTTACCACAGGTCACATTTTGTTCTACACAGCCAATATCTGTGTAAAGTAAAATACTACAAAGCTACTGCACATGCATTTTGGGGAATGGTTGAGAAAGATGCTACAACTTTCATTTCAGAGCTGGTCGTCggcgtatggtgcaggtgccccacccagttgcgccacagctggggcctgaCTGGTGGTTTGATGTCTGATTTGAGCAAGGGGGTTTTGATATCTGAAACCTGGTGTGGTTAGTCTTGAGAAGATGGTGGCGAAAGGATCAAGGCCCGAGTAGCTGGTATAATACTATTATCTTCCACGAGTGATGCGTAGAATCCTGACTAGTATTAACTGGTATAATACTACTGACACCCACCAAGGGATGCATAGAGTATAACTATTATTCACAATCTCTCTTGGACCTTTATTTGGTAAGAGATTGAAAAGACTGtttattaaaatttaatttGGACTTGATGTGGATGATACATTATACCTTCAGAAGACTACACACAATAGATCATGTTTTTTATGAGTTAACTAATATATACCATTGAAACACTTGAACAGAATTGAGATCAAGGTGCAGATAAAATATCTTTGTCACTGAGCCAAGATCATGTACTGATATTTGTCACAGGACTGCATTCTGTAGATTTAGTCATTTTAGTCACCTGAGTTGGGATTCCACACTTCACCAACGTATGGGCCATACCACCTTCAAATAATTATTGTTTGAATAAAGAAATCACATCATTTGGTGCCCAAAGTTATCAGGTACATCAAATAACTGCATGGATACCAATGCAGAGGCCAATGTTAATAGTAATGTGTAAGAGACTATTGTGGGAAAAACAGTAGGGTAAAAATGTCTTGGTGTATTCTGTGAATACCGTTGCATTGACATTCATTGTAAATGTTAGCCTGAATGGAAAGAGTGAGCAAGAGTCATAACTGATGATTGATATgatacactttaaaaaaaaaaaagaacaatgtGATCTGCTGAACTTACACTGTGCTGATGAGCCAGGGCGCTGACCATTCATCACTTCCTTTGCTGGACAGAAACATTTAAACTGTATCTTTGTTTTACAAGTGTTCTTGAATTTGTCAAATCTTGCAATAGCACCAGATAATGACCACAGGGAGCTTGTCCAGTGGCGCACTTTGCcaacagagaagaaaaaaaaacactatttcCAGATGACTtgaatttgttcaataagtatgTTCTATAAATGTAAAATACAATGTTTAATTTGTGTTGTACCGTTGTAAGTCAGAGCTTTATCAGTGGGTGGTCAACCAGACAATCTAATGAGGCCCTGTTGAATCCTCAGTAATGAATTACAGCATTTCGAAGAAAGGGTGCGTATGGTGATATGTGTGCAAGCAAGTGTCCAGGGTGCTACAGTCATTGTGACTCTAAGTGATAGGACAAAAACAAATGATGATACAATATTTAGGCTCGTGTGTGAAACACAGGGTGAGTTGGCCGGAGTGTGTGATCTGGTGTGCATTAGCTCTGCATCCTCTTTTCTCATAGATACACCCCGGCTCTGCATCTTCCTCACATAGCTacataacacccccccccccccaccccctcctcagTCCCTGATATGTTCCCAGCTCAACACCAGTGCTTATTCCACCCCTGACTCACGAGTATACCCTTACCAATGAGTGGACTGTTTAAGTGCCATGTACTCTGTGTCTTGGCTGAGCTCGGGTGATAGTTTTATAACGTACAGCTGTGCTAGAACGAATGGATTGCGGCTAAAATATGTTCTCGTTTGTAAGGAAACAGTCAGGGGTCGGAGCTGAGTCCTCTGTTATGCTTTTCACCTGTCCACTTGCTCATGTAATTACAGTAGTCAATGGTTTAgatgtctttatttatttttgttactttgagaaaaacaaatgaaaagaatATGGATCAATGATTTCTCCATTTTGTCCAAAGAACACACTGTAGTGTTTTACCATGGGCTCATACATATAGGACTATTACATCAATTGAAGCTGTTTAATGCTGACAATAcggaaaatagaaaatatttttaattatggGATATTTTAATCCAgagaattatttttttaataaagataGAAATGACAATAAATCTTTATTTAAATGAATGCTGGTTGAAGATATTTGATATGAGAGGATATATCAACCCAGCTGTTACAGTAAAGGAATGAACTACTAAGAACCTTTTTGAGAGTAGCTGTAATTCAcaatctttaaaaaaataataataaaaaaaaaagctactgTGTATGCTATTGGATTCTAgttagatgtttttggtgctCTGAATTTATTCTATATTATTGGTCatattgtattttattgttGCCACTGAGAAAAAACTCACTGTATTTTCATCTTCCATGGGTTGCAAATGATAGTGTTCACCTTGTGCTGACAGTATACAGGCACCCATGGACTGGCCTGCAACACTAGTGATGTCACAGGCACCCATGGACTGGCTGGCCTGCAACACTAGTGATGTCACAGGCACCCATAGACTGGCTGGCCTGCAACACTAGTGATGTCACAGGCACCCATGGACTGGCCTGCAACACTAGTGATGTCACAGGCACCCATGGACTGGCTGGCCTGCAACACTAGTGATGTCACAGGCACCCATAGACTGGCTGGCCTGCAACACTAGTGATGTCACAGGCACCCATGGACTGGCCTGCAACACTAGTGATGTCACAGGCACCCATGGACTGGCTGGCCTGCAACACTAGTGATGTTACAGGCACCCATGGACTGGCCTGCAACACTAGTGATGTCACAGGCACCCATGGACTGGCCTGCAACACTAGTGACGTCTGGAGAAACCTGATATTGTAGCACTGTAGCCATATCTGTtggatgattttttttaaaatcccaAACCACTATAGCTAGCTGTACTCCAAGAGTAATAGCACTCGTGTTGCAGCTGTTCAAGCTTTTTACAAATGTTTTAGAACATTTTAAAAAGGGAACAACTACTGGACACTTGACTTTATTTAGTGTCTCAGTACAATGTCTTAACATAACACATAATATCCCAGACAAATTTGTCATCGTcttttttatctgtgtgtgctgAGGAGCTGGCAGCACAGTTTAGGACTGTTGTTTATCATTGCTGTTTTTCAAGGTACCTTTGGAGTAGTTTCATAATCAAATTTCATTCCATTGTCTGAAACATGTtggcacttacacacactggacatttttacatttctacAGAGAAACGCATTAATATATTTTTGGTCTTTTTCCTTGCTGTAATCTTGAAGTTTGTGTGATCATGTGAAGAATCACTTTAGACTGGTCCTGTgttgttttctttaaaaaaaaaactaaaaaaaacgtCATGATTCATTGCATCTTCATGGTGTGTGGATGGACAAGCACAGTTCTTCTGTTTGCCGAAGGGTATGTACAGACTTGCGACGTGAAATAATAAAAGGCAACAAAAGAAACCACGAGGGCCACAGTGTAGCGGACTGGCTAAGACTCATCTCATTCAGGTTGGAAGCTCCAGTTAAACAGATTTGCAtccatttttgtatttttgtataaaCCTGTACATATATTCTTTTTAAACTGTTGGGAAAAAACGTTGCTTTTGTTACAAAAATGTTTGAAAAACATTGAAAAAAAGATTGAAACGAATaaatgaaaaagaagaaaagagacagaagaaaagaagagttGAGACAAGTTTCAAAAGTTTACATTATTCCAAGCCTTTGTATATTTTTGAGCTTGTGCTACACTTTCGTtcttgtatttatttttagtaCACATTGTGGAAATCTCATTGTAAATCTGAACCATTTGCCAGGTCTACTGGCTGCTTAGTAACTGCATAGAAAAGGCCAATAAATGTGATTGCGTTGAACAATAATCTGACTTTATTTTATCAGGGATCCGGTTGAATGATGTGTTGGGAGTTAGAGCCCGATTGGTccagcaggtggcagtgtggaGCTGAAGGGGAGAGGGCATCCTCGTTATTGGCCTCCAGATGTAGCCTACTCCTTTTGTCCGTAGAATCCAATTTCCACCATGAAAAATACATTATGGGCATTTAATATGTAAGACGTCTACAGGTACagatatgtagcctaggctataggctaaccCTGCTGGTGACTCGTGGTGGGAGAGTTGAAAAGGATGCTGGGGGCGACTGTTAATTGATATTTAGGCTATTGtgaatgcagagatcaaatatAATCTCATAATTACAAAGCGAATTGTTATTGAAAGCTAACTGTGTTGTCATTGGATCACTTAACATTTGTAGGAAGGAAATCATCGATTACTACACTTTGATCAGATATTAATAGGCCTAGGGTTAATGCCTTACATTAAAAAAGAGAATTCGTTCAATTTCACGTGGCATATCGAGACTTgaacaaaaagcaatgcattcaCAGCAGTGGAGCACTGGTCCATTGTCAAATTAAGAATTAATTTATATTTGACTGAGCTTCAGTTCAAAAACATTTACAAATTGGAGGGACGTCTCTGTTGGTGGTCAAAAACTCATTAAGCTAGTCTTCCTGGACTTTCTGGTGTCAACATGTTGCACCATCTGCCTTTGAAGCTTCATGTCAACAATGCATTCTGAGGCAAGAGGATGACAGGACCACTGTTGGCCGAGGCGGATTCCTCTCTTTCGCTAAGGACAAGTTAGTGGACAACAGGGGACTTTGACTGTCTGTGTTTCATTGTTCATCTGTCAGTTTGCGTGAGTAAGACATCAACGACAGCAGGGTTTAACTCCATAATTGCGCTCATGAAAGCGTATTGAACAGAAAGCGTTTACAATTGCATTTGACAGGAGGGTCACATTCTTTGGTCCGTCACAGTCCTATGTTGGGAATGAAGATGACTTTGGGGCAAAATGTGCTAGACTGAACACAGATAGCCTACACTATGTTATGTGAGAGTCACgcttcttgctttctctttggTGGAATTTGAGTTTACTGAAGAAAGACAAAGATAAATAGATCGGAATTCAGTGTTTGCCACTGATTTCTTTCTTGCACTGACCTGATATTATTGACTGGCGATTGGTAGCCTATGAGACTGAGGCGCACTGGTCGTTTAGGACTGAAAGGTTCTGTAAAAATGTGATAGGTGACAGAGTTAGccgtaaacacaaaacaaataggcctaattaaaaaaacaaatgaaaggaTTGTAGAGTCGATGACCAGTCGAGCCACATAGCCCTCTTTAACGTTTTTCAATCATCTCACGCACACAGCAGTTGTAGAAGCCGAAAGTAGGAGGAACGCGCGAAGAGAACTTTGCTG belongs to Alosa alosa isolate M-15738 ecotype Scorff River chromosome 23, AALO_Geno_1.1, whole genome shotgun sequence and includes:
- the nhsb gene encoding Nance-Horan syndrome protein isoform X4 is translated as MPFAKRIVEPPLLCRHPIPNDEGLLFEDLCSINNVVLSRTLRQLSDLAKHACSLFEELENEIISTNQRVWVLQNKICKIQQTASALDPKQEPVPVSNLDVESKLTSHYQAPWHLQHNVFHPSSRPTCVQDLHRHAKQNLRALHRDQQQRQRSTSRERHQVTISISVAPPMPTYPSPRTLRRREQRGRHAHTERAVRESEIQTAQRKAASATDKDAEVSTLGHRPKCPVPNPPSTLDKQTNWSKALPLPTPQERMKNDPHVISSSIIPINVSGVGFDREASARCSLVHSQSVLQRRRKLRRRKTITGIPRRVQQDMDSDESPVARERTVIIHANPQLSLCHDELSICSRLNTKDSGCQTDDCLIAAPSRRRIRAQRGQGIPASLSHSTGNISSLPDRSDGMYTSASGGRLRSRSLPREGGRIRDEMQDDSDEDDEEDDDEDEDEELSPYEAEDFLPVPGQHILKDEEESTDDQAMPELQLGSLKRGVTRAGSPDHGWIERGRSRLPRKADMGSCEISSSSDTFSSPIHSVSTTGVLGGQIDHKEDHQSSSGNWSGSSSTCPSQTSETLPPASSPPLTGSSHCDSELSLNTAPHIIDDTTGFIIDPYQSDRAQTQGHRSGSFTDQMDDAGVSTASEGEWNYAQDQAEQDQPCPQDFSPKRSREDQGGLQCPGYKATYEGFSGKSSGEMGGANLHYTETEGLYASMHFDCGLKESRSYVYNYAAECGPGTTMGLSEGGYAQSDYRGTRAGGRQSLSLRKPKARPPPPKRSSSLKESSSMEILDQSEPKTLISDQPLPLSSREMKLDLDLASSVGPAEMLGLEPETLGAWGVESSREVDDASPFCSSDTHSFKDEGAVQSDYADLWLLNDLRTNDPYRSLSNSSTATGTTVIECVKSPEISEAQTVRPSSKPSSPSHPPAENDFKLSSPEKLAGLASPSSGYSSQSETPTSSFPSAFFPNPLSPTSGKRKPKVPERKSSLSSLQQQHLASCSSRRDGEPPMAVPPSHLDLSALHSGPPKPPPYRIHTLHHNKQRAAAAAAAAAEARAVAAAAAASAASAASVASAAASINSAANTNPDAVCSAHMAITPTVLRSVQLRSVGTREQEQSSTETTARPRFPAQYSDNRQAPSSRPPAYKSHDAPSQELSDTGVSLGESTRATEPTPRHKMRHQRLVPGTYWAMTAFRTPVEVTGDDDDLIPQSGAEPDSRSGICSAGDLTASGGLQTEPCTHRPKLQWTDAGSASLCLTSTMSHPAQSETTASCDFVLFSSPDKVPARTSEASHTYKISDARSREDDCESLGVHTRSASQDNRDEGSTPDTEDYFSKDSTPSDNSTSPLTDDTKPDEDGVFPSPNRLRTTEDLFAMIHRSKRKVLGRKDSGELCVKSRVGPPAVSIPIPIPVSVPVTTPSTPTAPPTPAGSQRVPGPIYRNAKKSSTSNEEFKLLLLKKGSRTDSSYRMSATEILKSPIAPKTPGELLLEGVKPPEEPPSPLQESSPAGGPDPLSNPQYPRANTEGFSPKTLTATGSSRQGRSRIPPAANSSRYSTRSRLYTAPMQAISEGETENSDGSPHDDRSS
- the nhsb gene encoding Nance-Horan syndrome protein isoform X3, coding for MPFAKRIVEPPLLCRHPIPNDEGLLFEDLCSINNVVLSRTLRQLSDLAKHACSLFEELENEIISTNQRVWVLQNKICKIQQTASALDPKQEPVPVSNLDVESKLTSHYQAPWHLQHNVFHPSSRPTCVQDLHRHAKQNLRALHRDQQQRQRSTSRERHQVTISISVAPPMPTYPSPRTLRRREQRGRHAHTFARPRPSSPTQCCFFIPWSRKAASATDKDAEVSTLGHRPKCPVPNPPSTLDKQTNWSKALPLPTPQERMKNDPHVISSSIIPINVSGVGFDREASARCSLVHSQSVLQRRRKLRRRKTITGIPRRVQQDMDSDESPVARERTVIIHANPQLSLCHDELSICSRLNTKDSGCQTDDCLIAAPSRRRIRAQRGQGIPASLSHSTGNISSLPDRSDGMYTSASGGRLRSRSLPREGGRIRDEMQDDSDEDDEEDDDEDEDEELSPYEAEDFLPVPGQHILKDEEESTDDQAMPELQLGSLKRGVTRAGSPDHGWIERGRSRLPRKADMGSCEISSSSDTFSSPIHSVSTTGVLGGQIDHKEDHQSSSGNWSGSSSTCPSQTSETLPPASSPPLTGSSHCDSELSLNTAPHIIDDTTGFIIDPYQSDRAQTQGHRSGSFTDQMDDAGVSTASEGEWNYAQDQAEQDQPCPQDFSPKRSREDQGGLQCPGYKATYEGFSGKSSGEMGGANLHYTETEGLYASMHFDCGLKESRSYVYNYAAECGPGTTMGLSEGGYAQSDYRGTRAGGRQSLSLRKPKARPPPPKRSSSLKESSSMEILDQSEPKTLISDQPLPLSSREMKLDLDLASSVGPAEMLGLEPETLGAWGVESSREVDDASPFCSSDTHSFKDEGAVQSDYADLWLLNDLRTNDPYRSLSNSSTATGTTVIECVKSPEISEAQTVRPSSKPSSPSHPPAENDFKLSSPEKLAGLASPSSGYSSQSETPTSSFPSAFFPNPLSPTSGKRKPKVPERKSSLSSLQQQHLASCSSRRDGEPPMAVPPSHLDLSALHSGPPKPPPYRIHTLHHNKQRAAAAAAAAAEARAVAAAAAASAASAASVASAAASINSAANTNPDAVCSAHMAITPTVLRSVQLRSVGTREQEQSSTETTARPRFPAQYSDNRQAPSSRPPAYKSHDAPSQELSDTGVSLGESTRATEPTPRHKMRHQRLVPGTYWAMTAFRTPVEVTGDDDDLIPQSGAEPDSRSGICSAGDLTASGGLQTEPCTHRPKLQWTDAGSASLCLTSTMSHPAQSETTASCDFVLFSSPDKVPARTSEASHTYKISDARSREDDCESLGVHTRSASQDNRDEGSTPDTEDYFSKDSTPSDNSTSPLTDDTKPDEDGVFPSPNRLRTTEDLFAMIHRSKRKVLGRKDSGELCVKSRVGPPAVSIPIPIPVSVPVTTPSTPTAPPTPAGSQRVPGPIYRNAKKSSTSNEEFKLLLLKKGSRTDSSYRMSATEILKSPIAPKTPGELLLEGVKPPEEPPSPLQESSPAGGPDPLSNPQYPRANTEGFSPKTLTATGSSRQGRSRIPPAANSSRYSTRSRLYTAPMQAISEGETENSDGSPHDDRSS